The window GGACGTGTGGTCTACCCCCTGCGAAACCATGGCCCGCGGCGCGGGCGACTGTGAAGACTTCGCGATCACGAAATTCTTCCTGCTTCTGGCAAGCGGCTACCCCCAGCACGGCGTTCGGCTGCTGTACGCGCGCTACAGCCGGATCGACCTCCAGGCTGCGCCGGCGCCTCACATGGTGGCGCTTGCGCAGTGGCCGTTCGTCGACCCGCTCGTCATGGACTCCGTCAACCCGCTGCTCATCGCGCTGTCACGCCGCGACGACCTTCACCCCATTTTCAGTTTCGACCAATCGGCCGTCTGGCAGCAGGTCGATGCGGTGTCGATGTCGCCACGGCGAAGCGGGATCCGGCCGTGGCGCACGACGCTGGCTCGCGCGGGGCAGCAGTTGCACTGACTGCAACGCGGAAAGCGGCTGATCGTAAAGAAGAAGCCCGCACCAGTGGTCTTTCACTGGCACGGGCTGTCCGGTTTGGTGGAGCCGGGGGGAATCGAACCCCCGTCCGCAAGCCATCCTCAGGTAGATCTACATGCTTAGCTGTCTGATTTGAGTCTCACGCCGCCGTCGCGCAGAAGCACGCTACGGACAACGCCAGTCACTGAGTCTCGTTGAACGCCGAGTGACCCGACGAGCAACCAGCCGATGTGCATGACGTCTCAGCCTTCCACCTTGCGGCTTGGGCCCGGCCCATCGGCCTGCCGTTGAGACGCTCACCGGTGTTTAAGCGGCGAGGGCGAAACGTTCGTCGTTCGCAGTTGGTTTGTTTCAGCTGGATTTACGAGCTCACTGATGCTCGGCATGCACCACTCCAATTCCGCACCCACGTCGAAACCAGGTCGGCCCCTGTACGTGCATTGTAGGTGGAGGGTCGGCGGGCCGATTCAAGAGCTGCGCGCCGACCCTGCGGGCGTCATTTCAGGCCGAAGGCGACCCGGGCGGTCGCGCCCTTGTCGTCGATCCCCTCGGTGCCGAGCCGTGAGGCCGTCAGCAGCACCCTCTCGGGCGGCACCTTCCCGGTCAGGTAAGCCTTGACGCGGTCACCGCGCTGGTCGGCCAGGGCCTTCAAGGCTGGCTCGCCGGCCGGTGCGCTGGCCAGCAGCAGGGCTTCCATCTCGCCCGGCGGCAGGCTCTTGGCCAGGCCGATGGCGTTGCGGGGCTTGGTCTTCAGGTCGGAGGCCTTGTAGGCGGCCTCGAGCCAGCGGCCCCGTTCGTCGGGCTCGATCTTCACGCTCTCAGCCAGCTCGCCGGTGGATTTGGCCTTGGCCGTGCGCAGCAGGCGGTCGAGGTACTGGGCGCGGAGCGCGGCCTCGTCGACCGCCGGGTCGGCGCGGCCGGTGGCTTCGAGCTTGAGGGCCGGCCGGTCGGTCAGTGCCTTGACCAGGGTGTCCAGGCGCTGGCGGCTGGCGTCGCTGAGTTCGGTGGAGCCAGGGGCGAACTCCACATAGCCCAGCTCCTGCCCTCCGCCGCCGAAGGCGCTGGCGAGCAACGAGAACGGCGCGGTGATGGCCTTGGTGATCAGGTTGACGATGACCCGCACGACGATGCGACCGACCGAGAACTGGGGATCGTCGAGGCTGCCGCTGATCGGCAAATCGATGTCGATCACGCCGTTCCGGTCCTTCAGCAGCGAGACGGCCAGCAGCACCGGCAGCTTCAGCGCGTCGGGGCTGTCGATCTTGTCGCCGAAGGTGAGCTGGTCGAGATAGACGTTGTTCTCGGCCTCGAGCTTGCCGTTCTCGATCTTGTAGTGGACCTTGACCGACAGGGTGCCCTTCTCGATGCCGTAGCCGGCATAGCGGCCGGAGTAGGCGGTGAGACGGGTGATGTCGATGCCACGCGCGCTGGCCGTGATGTCGGTGGCCAGGCGCGGCCCCAGCGGGTGCATGGTGCCGCCGATCTCCAGCGGCGCGGCGCCATCGACCTTGCCGGAGATCTTCACGGTGGCCGGTTGCGGGCTGTCCCAGGCCAGCGCCGACACCTCGCCGCCGATGTCGGTGAGCTTGGCCGAGTAGTTGGGGCGGATGAAGTTGTCGGTGAAGTCGACCGTGCCGCCCGCCAGGCGGATCTCGCGCCAGCGCAGCTGCGGTGGCGGCGCGGCCGGCGCTGCGTCGGCCACCACGGGAGCGGATGCCGCAGCGGCCGCCGCCGGGGCCGGCGGCGCCGGCTCAGGTGGTGCGGCAGGTGCGGCGCCGGACGCGGTCTCGGTGGTCAGCGAGCGAGGGGTGGCGTCGCCTGGGCGCTTGACGATCTCGGACAGGTTGATGCGGCCATCCGCGTTGACGATCACCCTGCCGTAGAAGTCGTCGAGCGTGACGGTACCCAGATCGGCCTGGACCGCGGCGGGCCGCCATCCGACATCGGCCGCATCGAACTGCAGGCCCTTGAAGCGCACGAACTCGGCCTGGTTGATCTGGTCGAGCAGGCGCAGCTCCCGCAGCGCCAGACGTCCGCGCCAGCGCGCCAGCGACACGGCCTCCTGCGGCGTCCCGTCGACCTGCAGCTCGCCTCGCGCGCTGACCTTCGCCGACACCAGCGCGACGTTCAACTGCGCCTCGACATAAGGCTGCAGCGCGCGCAGGTCGAGGGAATCGAGGTCGATCTTGCTGCGCAGCGCCAGCGGCTGCGGTCGCGCGGTGCCGCTGGCACGCAGCCGGCCGCCGTGCTGCAGGGCCGTGGCCAACTCGAAGCTCAGCGGCTTGGTCAGGTCGCTGTCGAGCTGGCGCAACTTGAGATCGGTGCGTGTGACACCGAAGACCGCGACCGGCTTGACGCTGCGATCGCTGAGGGTGACGCGGCAGTTGCTGCAACTCAGTTCGCCGACCTGCCAGCGCGGCGGCGGGATCGACCGTTCCTGCGCGGCGGCCGACGCCGAGACCGCCGGCTCGGCGGGCGGCGGCTGCCAGCCGATCAGGCCTCGCTCGTTGCGCGCCGCCTCGAGGTCCAGGCCCTCCAGCTTCACGGCGGCAATGCGGGCCACGATCGGCTCGGCGGCGCCGGCACCGACCTGCAGCCCGTTCACGTCGAGCCGCGACAGGCGCAGCCGGTCCGTCGCCGTGTCTGGCTTGGCGAGCTTGCCAGCTGCCTTGCGCGCCGACGGCGGCGGAGGCACCGCGGCGGCACCGACCGGCTGCAATTCCAGTCCCGTGAGCTGTAGGGCGCCTTCGCTGACGGACCAGCTCGCCGGGCCGACCTCGGCCTGTGCCTGCAGCGCCACGTCGGCCCCCACCACGCGCACTGGAAGCAGCGTCTGCCACGGCGCGAGCCAAGCGGTGGGCTTGAAGCCGGCCACGTCGGCTTTCAGCCGGGCGTTGCGGGCCGCGACCGACAGCGTGCCATCGACCTGGACCTTGGCGCCCTGCGCGTCGACCAGCGAAAGTGCCAGCGTGGCGGGCGGCGCATCGGGGCGGGCGTCAAGTCCGCTGACCGCCAGCGTGATGGGCGTCAGCGCCTGACCCTGCGGCCAGGCCGGCTCGGTGAGCAACACGCGGCCTTCGGCCAGCTCGAGCTTGTCCACCCGCCATTGCCAGCCGTCGGCATCGCCAGCCGCGGCGGGCGCCGAGGCGGCCCCGCCCGCTGCACTGACGGCCGAGGCTGGCACATCGGACAGCACCAGGCGGTCCTTGCCGGTGGGCGCCGGCGCCGCGGCCGCGAGGCGCGGCAGGTCGACCTCGATCTGCGGCGCCTGCAGCCGGATCGCACCCACGATGGCCTTGCGCTCCAGCGGCTGCAGGTCCAGCCCCTCGATCGCCAGACGTTCCACCGCGACCCGCGCGCCCTGCGCCGGAACCACCGTCTGCATCTGGGACAGCGTGGCGCTGCCAGCGATCCGCAACAGGGGCGCCGCCGGTGCGGGCCGCTGCTCGAAGCCGATCGCGAGCCGCAGGTCGAGCTGCCCTCGCAGGACATCGATCGGCAACGCCTGCGGCAGCAGTGGCGCAAACGCCTCGACCCAGCGCGGCACGTCGAGCTGCTGCCAGCTCACGTCGACGTGTGAGCGGCGCCCCTCGGCGAACGGCTGGGTCTTGCCCTGCACCTGCAGGTGGCTGCCGTTGACCCGGGCGTCGAGCAGCGGTTCGACGTCGATCGTCACCTGAGAAGGCAGATTCGAGACGAAGGGAACGCCGATCTGCAGCCCCTCCACGTGGTGCTCACTGCGAGACACGCGGTCGACGATGTGGATGCGCCCGCCTTCGAGACGGATGTTGTTCAGCGCGAAGCGCGCCGGCTTGGCATCGGGCGGCGCCGGCGGCTGCTTCGCCAAGGCTTCGAGCATCGGCGTGATGTTGTAGCGCCCGATCGCCTGGCGCTCCAGTTCGATCTGCGGCTCGCGAACCAGCACGCGCTCGAGCACCGGCGCGAGCCGCCACAACGACTCGATGGACAGGTCGGCGCGCAGCTCGGCGACGCGCAGCCAGGGCGCCTCGGCCGGCCCGAGCTTCAGGCCTGCGATCACCGCCTCCAGCCTCCATGGCGCCAGTTCGATGCGATCCAGCGCCAGTGGTGCGCCGAGCGCCTCGCTGGCCGCTGCCTCGATGCGTGGTTTCAGGAAGCCCGGCAACCAGGCGCCGATCAGCAGCGTCCACAGCAGAGCGAAGGT is drawn from Methylibium petroleiphilum PM1 and contains these coding sequences:
- a CDS encoding transglutaminase-like cysteine peptidase, encoding MATCLCASTTRITAELLEGEPPEADLTRARREFEALAVEARALDFDRRIAFINVEVNQRIEYGADPASVPGADVWSTPCETMARGAGDCEDFAITKFFLLLASGYPQHGVRLLYARYSRIDLQAAPAPHMVALAQWPFVDPLVMDSVNPLLIALSRRDDLHPIFSFDQSAVWQQVDAVSMSPRRSGIRPWRTTLARAGQQLH
- a CDS encoding DUF748 domain-containing protein gives rise to the protein MTSSRTRLPALLPFRQCGAVPRALLWTAGGVATFALLWTLLIGAWLPGFLKPRIEAAASEALGAPLALDRIELAPWRLEAVIAGLKLGPAEAPWLRVAELRADLSIESLWRLAPVLERVLVREPQIELERQAIGRYNITPMLEALAKQPPAPPDAKPARFALNNIRLEGGRIHIVDRVSRSEHHVEGLQIGVPFVSNLPSQVTIDVEPLLDARVNGSHLQVQGKTQPFAEGRRSHVDVSWQQLDVPRWVEAFAPLLPQALPIDVLRGQLDLRLAIGFEQRPAPAAPLLRIAGSATLSQMQTVVPAQGARVAVERLAIEGLDLQPLERKAIVGAIRLQAPQIEVDLPRLAAAAPAPTGKDRLVLSDVPASAVSAAGGAASAPAAAGDADGWQWRVDKLELAEGRVLLTEPAWPQGQALTPITLAVSGLDARPDAPPATLALSLVDAQGAKVQVDGTLSVAARNARLKADVAGFKPTAWLAPWQTLLPVRVVGADVALQAQAEVGPASWSVSEGALQLTGLELQPVGAAAVPPPPSARKAAGKLAKPDTATDRLRLSRLDVNGLQVGAGAAEPIVARIAAVKLEGLDLEAARNERGLIGWQPPPAEPAVSASAAAQERSIPPPRWQVGELSCSNCRVTLSDRSVKPVAVFGVTRTDLKLRQLDSDLTKPLSFELATALQHGGRLRASGTARPQPLALRSKIDLDSLDLRALQPYVEAQLNVALVSAKVSARGELQVDGTPQEAVSLARWRGRLALRELRLLDQINQAEFVRFKGLQFDAADVGWRPAAVQADLGTVTLDDFYGRVIVNADGRINLSEIVKRPGDATPRSLTTETASGAAPAAPPEPAPPAPAAAAAASAPVVADAAPAAPPPQLRWREIRLAGGTVDFTDNFIRPNYSAKLTDIGGEVSALAWDSPQPATVKISGKVDGAAPLEIGGTMHPLGPRLATDITASARGIDITRLTAYSGRYAGYGIEKGTLSVKVHYKIENGKLEAENNVYLDQLTFGDKIDSPDALKLPVLLAVSLLKDRNGVIDIDLPISGSLDDPQFSVGRIVVRVIVNLITKAITAPFSLLASAFGGGGQELGYVEFAPGSTELSDASRQRLDTLVKALTDRPALKLEATGRADPAVDEAALRAQYLDRLLRTAKAKSTGELAESVKIEPDERGRWLEAAYKASDLKTKPRNAIGLAKSLPPGEMEALLLASAPAGEPALKALADQRGDRVKAYLTGKVPPERVLLTASRLGTEGIDDKGATARVAFGLK